The genomic stretch attatttgcaaaaatcttttcaaatctctttttcaaaaatcaaatctctcttttttccaacactatcatacactttctttcaaatcttacttccactcaaattttccttttgtacggaatcacatcattccccaacgtctctttccttctttccattctataaatacctctcattttcttccataaaatctcacatcaaattccaactcatctttcaaattcctatctcatatctattttctcttcttccctgacaagaatggcaaagtggatagagacaccgtttcttacagtcatcaccattgctacggtgatcatgactttcttctgcctgcatagtcctgaagagtgtggacctgcaatggttgcactcccaatcatctacatgttattgttcatagcaagggtcattaatcgtcattcttaaaatttgccgtatttcttatttcttaaatgtaccgtttattcgtcgtactgttcaatatagtatgtgatatttgtactgtcagtattaaatgttgtactatttgtcataatattgcttaattactaagataatattttgtgtgttttctgccagtcaaatattcctatttctgtgcattaaatgattttcagggttattatcggtaattttgcccgcataccgtaaatattagttatttattatgtctgtgtttttctaacaagtcatgtaaataactttcatttttcacataaaacaaaaaaaaacaacaaaaaagaaaattaactttgactgttgatttttcactctaactgctacatcaatacctgaacagtcagttgacagccaaactgctggcagtacaattctcagtgttttgtaccatcaatcaaatcaatctttcacaattcaaaattccaagatttttgttctagaagtcttctgaatatcacgcgattagcagagactcaacactgcacaaaaatcaggtacgcttaactgtctcctacacaaacagtccctaatcagggtttttcttgtttttacaggagcaacaagtttttgagagctcaaatggatttcatacacatccatatatctcaaagtaccatcatacaaattttcaaacttcaattcactcagacgcaccgtcagcagctcaaacagtcaacagacgacccgtttgaccaaaaaagtcaacagacagtcaaaaatgaaattttttgtcaaagtccatattttgtcaaaggattcatcatttgatcattggatgatcataattcatcaaggaaagatcaaaaatcaacaaaaccctaagattcaaaattagggtttttgcctgaaaagtcaactcaactttgactgatcataactctctcatccttcatccaaaaaattcaaaccaaagcttgttttgaaggaaattcaattatctttcaaatgccattgatcccatggtcattggattcaccatttgaaaaatatgatcaaagacattacaggtcattttcaaagtcaacaaaaagacacttttttcaaaaggacacacaaggagcttcaaaaatcattttgacatgagaccaaaggcattggttagaggactctttgaggtttccaaaaagtgcaagatctccttcatatgacaaaaattgaaggatttacaccttgttgaagttggctaaattttgggaaaatacatgaaatcaacattgttcaaaatggcattttttccaaatggggccaagttttcagcattcaaacatcatttccatgttactatgggcctcccacgaccaagactaagcccatacctttttttatccatttttgcatgattttatcttactttaagattaaaattaaaaggaaaatgcatggataaaggttagcttacaaatcaagcatgactcacccctaaggaatcttcatcttctgcagagaattgaagagcaaggcaggtgcattgaaggagagcaagacttggtcaatttttcaaaggttttttatattaaaaaaccaaagtttcaacaaaggcaactaaggcacatattagcttcaattgtaagcacacatagcttataaataagctatcttagttcagcaacaaaagggagacgagttcagaagcatccataagcatatagcatacttgtaaccacttgtaattttcaaagaaacttgaaattcgaattttaagtttcagtccatttcaatataaaataaacattcaaacatcatctctgagctacactgaaacaattccaatcatttccaagtcataaacttcactgaatcgagctatataaagccacggtttgttcaaactaaaaccaacttatatctcataattcacgcacatttaacaagatgtagatgcataattgtgtttggtttgaagctctggtcgtttctggagcttcaattggactttaatggttgtttgtatcatataccattttagggtttgcttagttcaaaattagggttcttcattagggccaaaattaagcaaaattaaggacatggttaagTTCAGCGGAACAAGACGAATCAAATGGTACCAttgcgccaaatttatttgcttgtttacccctattcgttattttgcagatttagggttcacttattatagcgcttttttacaaaagcgctgttgaaacccctggcgagaggttgaagacgatgaggtgtctccacctcattggttcagaagcgcgcgcgtactttttgaattttctctaattctgtgccttgcaggtgtaacgtaagccatgtgcctcaatttctggaccacctgatttcatttaatggctcatccaacgcaccagatcaTGCGTGCATaccatactccctcaatcaaaccacacaggatcagtatccttttattttctattttattttctattttattttaatttctttgttaaattaattaaaaatagttttaaaaatccaaaaaatacacaaaaaatatttttagacttctaaaataatatattattttctgaaataaaaatattttatttttcttcaaaatttcaatattttgtataattaattagtatatatttatatattggcttttaattattctaaccaatcaaaaaaatcataaaaaaaattgttctttgtgttaaatattgtttatatattataaactaattttgtacatattttgaataattttctttttaagttttaattatttgtataattatttgtataattatgtattaattagcttaatcaatttccaatcaatttcaaaaattccaaaaaaattagttttgttttaaaattaattaacaaatattttgtacatattttaaacttaatttctaggtttaaatctattttcatcttttttcttcattttaatttaattaatcatgcattaattataattaaaaccaatcataaaaattccaaaaacatgccttttatttttcttgcaatttaaaattcctagataaatgtataggatgtcaaattcatgtaaataggctagtttacgtttcctgcacaatcgatgtaatagcgtagatttactttccgcactttacatttccgcattttaatttccagcacatataaactgcgtgtatgtcaaagataaaattgaaccgttagatcactaacttcaaagataaatatctgaatccaatcacaatcacacttgcacctcttaaggtaatcccttctcattcctttcaaaatcaaagtcaaaattccactgttttgagtacaaaatcgaaccttgcttttatatccgatgaaaggatagatttttaaaggaaataggataaagaccttacaactcagggtagacctcctagtttgcttgctcaaatcaaaacaaacaaaattctcatacactgttgatttttcaaaactttcaaaaaaagacaatactttgtatacatccaaacacgggttattacaaagttaacgttcttttcaaaacatctttcgaaagataaacaagcattttgtatacatccacacacggatcattacaaaattcaatttacaaaagtatttgaaaccacatatgagcaatttcagagcaattgaaaagtgatcgaaagacaagtgagctaagcaaacttaagagcccatggataaccatggatacaaagggtgctaacaccttccctttgtataacctacccccttacccagaatttcttaaaggtcttttttctgtttcttttataaacctttccttaattggataaaataaaaggtcggtggcgactctgtgaattttcaaaaaaaatgcgaaagcattaagcgacaaaaaagagtcagttcacgtatctctacagatcagaggtatggcccggtattacaATTCCTGAAGACGAGTATAAGATTGGGGTGGAAGCTTGTAAGCATCACCTCCATGGCAGAGTAATATGGTCCAAAGGCGCGACTCCCTTAACTGTGTCAAACCTGAAGATGAAGCTCTTGGAGCTTTGGCCAGCTATCGGAAAATGGGGCGTTACGTCACTGGGAAAAGGATTCTTTGAATTTGCTTTCTCATCGTTGGAAGATGTTCAGCGTGTGCGATCTGTAAATGCCTGGTCAATCCCTCAAGGAGTTCTAAAGTtgtttccttggacaaaggactTTGTACCTTCAACGCTAAAACAGACTTCTGCTCAAGTTTGGATCATAATCCATGGGCTTTCCCAAGAGTATTGGAGACCCAAAATTCTCTTTGCTATAGCAAGCAGTATTGGCACTCCAATTTGTATTGATTCAGCCTCTAACATGTCATCCTTTGACAGGCCTTTTGGACATTTTGTTCGAGTGTTGGTTGACTTGGATCTTACTAAAGAATTCATTGATAAAATTCTTGTGGAAAGAGTAGGCTTTGCCTTCTTTGTGGACATCGAGTACGAGAAGGTTCCAGACTTTTGCTCATTCTGCTCGAGTATTGGGCACACGGTGCATACTTGTAAAAGGAAAGGCATAAGTAAAGATAATGGAGGAAATAGGAAGCAGAACAAAGATGACACTACCCTAAAAGGGAAAAAGGTTGTTGAGATTGTAGATGTTGAAAGTCAACCTGAGAAGGAGGATAACATTGTTCACACTAAGCAACGGACTAACCTTGTGACAGAAGAAACCACAAACAAGCAGGACCCAAATATTGTAGTGGCATCCACTGCAGTTGTTAATTTTGTAACTAAACCTTCCACTGATGAGGAAGGAAACTCAGAAAGCGAGTATATTGATGCTACCCTTATGGATGAAGAAGTCCCTGAAACCCCAATAGATGATACTCATAGGAAGCAAATCACTGATTTTCTGAAGGACTCTTGGGACAACTTGGCTGCTGAGGACAAGGAAGATGATCAAGGAGTGGACCTTTTACCTGAGAAGGATTTCACACTTGTCAGTTCAAAGAGAAGAAAAGGCAAGAAGATTTTGGCCCAGAGTAACACTAGACTGGTGTCTAGTCAACCTACAAGACTTCAATGAATTGCATCTTCTGGAATATCAGAGGTATAGCAAACAACTCTTCTAGAGCTGCCTTAAAGAATCCGATCAAGAAAAATTCTCCAGACTTTGTTTTTATAACAGAGCCTTGGATGAATTTTGATAATTTTCGCAAAGCTTGGCTTAACAGGTTTGACATTAAATTATTTGCTTTTAACAATAGAGGTAGCCTCTTGCCTAACCTTTGGTGCCTTTGCAAATCTACTTTAGATCCTGTTGTCTTAGACACTAAAGATCAATATGTTTCCTTTACTATCAATCATCTTGGTACTGTTATAGGTTTTTCAGTAATTTATGCTTCTACTAGTTATTTAGTTAGGAGAAGTCTTTGGAATACTCTTGGTAACGTTCTGCCTAACACTCCTTGGTCTTTCATTGGTGACTTCAATGCTATCATAAGCAGTGCTGAGTACAAAGGTAATCATACTCCCTCTAAAGCTCCTATATCTGATTTTTTTAATTGGACTGATGTTAATAGCTTGATTCAAGTTCCTACCTTGGGTAATCCTTTCACTTGGTGTAATGGGAGAAAGGGTAGGCTTAGAACTGAGAAAAGACTGGATAGAGTCATATGCAACATGGATCTTTTGGATGTCTGTCACTCTATTAAGTGTCATACTCTTCCCAAAGTGAAGTCTGATCACTACCCTCTGTTATACTCCATCAACTTAGAGAAGGTCACCTTCAAATCTCAGTTTAAGTTTCTTAATATGTGGACTAAAAACGAGGATTGCCTTAGAGTCATTGAGGAGGTGTGGAAAACTAAGTTTTGGGGCTGCCCTATGTATGTCTTGGATAGGAAACTCAAATTGCTTAAGGCTAGACTTAAAGATTGGAATAAAAATTCCTTTGGCGACATTACTCATAATGTTATCACTGCTGAGAGTGACCTTAGGAAAATTCAGGATGACATTGGTAATTTTGGTTACACTGATCTGTTGCATGAGTTGGAGAAAGATGCTCAAGGTAAACTCGAATCTGCCCTCAACACTGAAGAGGATTTCTGGAAGGAAAAGTCTAGAATCAATTGGCAGGTTCATGGAGATAGAAACACAAAATTCTTCCATACCTATGCTAAAATCAGAAGAAGAACCAGTCTTATTAATTCTCTTGTCATTGATAATCAGGTTATCAATGATAATGTTGTGCTTGAAAGCCATATCATTAACCACTTCAAAAACCTTTTCAATAATGATTTTGTGCCTCAGGACAACCAATTAATTAGGACTAGTATCCCTGCCCTTGTGAGTGACCTTACCAATAACATGCTTACTATGATACCTAGTGATGAGGAAGTGTAAAAAGCTGTTTTTAACCTCAAGGCTGACTCTGCCCCTGGCCCTGATGGCTTTGGGGGAGTCTTCTACCATAACTACTGGCAGGTTATCAAACAAGATGTTACTAAAGCTGTCAACCAATTCTTCATTCAAGGATGGCTTATGCCCAATTATAATGCTAACACCATGGTTCTTGTGCCAAAAATTAAGGAGGCTAGTAGCTTAAATCACTATAGACCTATAGCTATGGCTAACTTCAAGTTCAAAATTATATCCAAAATTATAGCTGATAGATTATCTCCTATTATGCCTAACCTGATTTCTATGGAGCATAAAGGTTTTGTCCATGGGAGAAACATCAAAGATGGGATTTGCTTAACTTCTGAAGCTATCAATAACCTTAACAATAAAGGCTTTAGTGGTAATGTTGCTCTCAAGATAGACATTGCCAAAGCCTTTGATACCCTCAATTGGAACTTTCTTATCCAAACTCTTAAGGCTTTTGGTTTCAATGAGAAATTTTGCAACATGATTCAGCTTATCCTCTCTTCTGCAACATTGTCCATAGGCTTTAATGGTAGTCAAATTGGTTACTTCAAGTGTTCCAACGGCTTGAGGCAGGGAGATCCTTTGTCTCCTCTCCTCTTTTGTATTGCAGAAGATGTTTTGAGTAGAAGCATATCCAACTTAGTTAAAAATGGAAATATCAATCTCATTAAAGCTAACAAGTCTTGTTTTGTTCCTTCTCATACCCTTTTTGCTGATGATATAATGATTTTCTGCAGGGGGGATGTTAAATCTCTTAAAGCCATTTCTGATCTTTTACATGACTATGGTGGTTACTCTGGCCAGTTTTGCAATTATGCTAAATCTCTTATTTATGCAGGGGGAATGACACATACTAGGCATTGCAGTCTTTCTAACATCATTGGTTTCACCAAGGCTACTCCTCCTTTCGTGTACCTTGGTGTTCCAATTTTTGTAGGGAACCCTAAAGCTATCTATTTTATGCCCATTGCAGATAACATAAGGCTAAAGCTTGCAGCCTGGAAAGCTAAAAGTCTCACTATGGCAGGCAGGGTCCAATTAGTGAAGTCAGTCATTCAAAGCATGATTGTTCACTGTATCTCTGTCTACAACTGGCCAGGAAGCATCATCAAGAAAATTGAAAGTTGGACAAGGAACTTCATTTGGAGTGGTAGCATAGACAAGAAGAAAATTGTGACTGTAGCCTGGAAATCCTGCTGTAAGAAGCTGAATGAAGGAGGTCTTGGACTCATCTCTATTAAGGCCTATAATAGTGCTACAAATTTGCACTTATGCTGGAAATTTGCGAACAGAAATCAAAGCTGGTCTCAACTGTTGTATGCTAGAGTTATGAGAAGTGGAAGACCTATCAAATACTCTATTAAATCCTC from Vicia villosa cultivar HV-30 ecotype Madison, WI linkage group LG4, Vvil1.0, whole genome shotgun sequence encodes the following:
- the LOC131598562 gene encoding uncharacterized protein LOC131598562; its protein translation is MNCIFWNIRGIANNSSRAALKNPIKKNSPDFVFITEPWMNFDNFRKAWLNRFDIKLFAFNNRGSLLPNLWCLCKSTLDPVVLDTKDQYVSFTINHLGTVIGFSVIYASTSYLVRRSLWNTLGNVLPNTPWSFIGDFNAIISSAEYKGNHTPSKAPISDFFNWTDVNSLIQVPTLGNPFTWCNGRKGRLRTEKRLDRVICNMDLLDVCHSIKCHTLPKVKSDHYPLLYSINLEKVTFKSQFKFLNMWTKNEDCLRVIEEVWKTKFWGCPMYVLDRKLKLLKARLKDWNKNSFGDITHNVITAESDLRKIQDDIGNFGYTDLLHELEKDAQGKLESALNTEEDFWKEKSRINWQVHGDRNTKFFHTYAKIRRRTSLINSLVIDNQVINDNVVLESHIINHFKNLFNNDFVPQDNQLIRTSIPALVSDLTNNMLTMIPSDEEV